The Scleropages formosus chromosome 15, fSclFor1.1, whole genome shotgun sequence genomic sequence TCAAACATCTTCCAACCAGCGAATGTCGGTCCACCAGcgacacacacttacacacatcCTCGGTTCCCCACTTGAGTGTATTCCGCACCAGTGTATTCGGTACCAGTGTGTTCTGCGCAAATGTGAGCAGGGTGCCAAACTAATGAGGTGAGGCTCTGCTGCTGCCCCTCAGAGCAGTGCTGATGATGCTCATATTGACTGGGACACAGTGGCAGAAaggagcgcgcacacacacacacacacacacacacacacactgtgggtccAGCGACACTGAACGATGCTTAACAAACAGCCATCCACACACTATCCATAACCGCCTGTCTCTGGTGCGGCACGGTGGTGGCCCAGAACCCATcgtggcaacacacacacacacacacacacacacacagaggccagTACAGAGTCGCCCCTCAGGCCACCATTAAAAAGAGTCCAGGTTAATAGACCTTAAGCAGGCAGCATTTTCCTCAAAAGAGTCACAAGTTATCCCCTAGTTACTAAATTAAGTAGCAGTGCGGTTTGGACTCATTTCTTTCGCACCACGAACGCAGGAAACACACCTTGTAGCACAACACACGcgcgacacacacactgacGCGCACCGGTGCCTTTTTTCTTATTCCGCATGTTGTTCCTGCTTTATTTTACACGCTACATGTTATATTCTAATTACATGACGTGTCAGATGTTCCAGCAAAGTGGCAAACACCCTCTTTTTACCCCCTTACACGCAGTAACGAGGTTTTCATAACGAATCGAATGACACTGAATTCAGAATTGTGCGCGTGtcgcggcacagtgagtaaaaatcatgtttcgCTTTTCCAGAACTGACCGTTAATGCGCAAACGCGCTGCTTTTTTTCCACGGCACGAGACGAGTTCAAATGATGGAGCTCTAGAGGGAATATTTTATTGAATCATCATGTGCACGAGGTGAGTGACACGCCAGCTGAACGCAAAAGTTACGTTTGCATAAAGCGTCACTGAATTATGGACAGATAACGTGTCCGTACCTCACCGGGTGGGGTAATGTTACTAGAGTAAATGTCCCCCGCCGGTTCCGCGCAAGGGTGTCTGTCTCGGACTCACGGCCAGGTGAGCGCGTGTCGAACCCGCGTCCAGAACCGTTTCTcgagcagagtttaaaaagtaacTTTTCGTTTTCCTTAATCGCGGAAACGTTCGTCCTCCGTGCGCGCGCCACGATCACGGTGCCGCGGGGGGCAGTTTAGCGCAGAAAAAAATAACGGTCCTGAAGCGCCGACAGGGAGGGAGAAGAAGGGAGCAGTTCGAGTCCCGCAGACAGTGAGCGAAAGGCAACAGGAACGAGTGCGAAGCGGACCGACGGTCGGTGGCGCCGGAAGCGAAAGCAGATTTAAGTTTTAGTTTTACCGCAACCTCCTCAATCACACCTGTGAGGCCGCGTCGAAAAGTTCCCGAAAGTTTACGAACTAAGTCTCACATCTGGTGATGAGGACGCCGTCTGTACCTCGGGCAGTGactgacacgcacacacagtcgtCGCATTAAGTAacagcgctcacacacacgcgcgcgcacacacacacacacacacacacacgcacacacacgcacacacacacacacacacacacacacacacacacacagagatgctgCGATGCGGCCGGAGGCTCGAACCCACAACGTGCTGGTGTCCGGCCGCAGACGCCGAACATCGCGAGCGGAGGCGCGACTTGACACGAGACGCTCGCTGCTCACTGACCGCCCAGACCGCACGTGTGTGACATCTCACACCCTCCGCTCGCCCTCGGCtgcgcgcgcgggcgcgcgcacgcacacctTCGCACACACCTTGTCCGTGGTCCACGGCGCTGGTCACCGTGTTCGCGTGCCTCCTGGCTCGCGGGAGGCTCCCGTTCGCGCCGCGGCTCTCCGCGTCCGCCAGGCTCCGGTACAGCGCCACCATGTACTCGTGCGGGACCACGGTGCGGTTCCCGGCGGCGTCGCGCGCCCGCGCTCGCGCGCCCGAGCGCAGCCGCGCCGCGCCGAGCGCCGCCGCCTCCGCGACGCTGCCGAAGCACAGGACCGAGAGCCAGAGGAGCGGAGCGGCGGCCCGCACGAGGTCCATTTCGCGCGCTGTGCGGCGTGTGGCGGGGCGCGCGGACCGTGCGAGGCGCTCTGCTGCtgagggggggcggggggtgcggagCACGGTCATCCAGCGCCCCCAGCGTCTCTGCGCGGCGCACCGCAGCGCACCGCAACGCACCGCACTGGCGCGCCTCCGCGTGCCCGGTGCCTCCGAGCGCGGCCTCGCCCTGAGAGGCGCTGCGGAGTGTCCGGTGCGCGCGGTATCCGGCACCGGGGCGGACTAGCCGGGGTCCGGGCGCCGTGCGGAGAGCTGGACACGTGCGGAGATGCAAAGATGCGAAGATGCGCTGATGCTCCCAAGTTCAGGTGCATTCGGCGCCCGCGAGCCCTATTTATAAAAGAGCGCGCGCGGGCAGGGAAGCCGTGCGGGCAAAGCGAGTGTCACCCAATATGTGTGTTCGCTGAGCTGCGGGACCGAGAGGGAAATCCcgccacccctcccctcccctgaccctcccccccaacacactcacacacactcaaagtTCCCGAGGGTTTGCTGGAAAGGCACAAAGTCACATTGATGACTAACTGTGCAGCTTGTGCTCCATCGGTTAACCGACTTGCTCCGATTCTCCATCGGTTAACCGACCTGTTGCAATGTCCCAATAATTAACAGACCTGCTCCGATGTGCCTACCTCATTTACCAACCTGCCCTGATGTTTCATCGGTTAACCAACCTGCTCCAATGTGCCATTAGTTAACTGACCTGTTCCGATGTGCCATCGGTTAACCGAGCTGCTCTCGCTCTCCAGCGCCGCCACGGATGGTCtgaagcccggctgagaaaggagggcTAGCTACCACACACCGTAAAAAcctacagaaatgccaacaaggaaactgcctcgagagcccttgttggcagcctatgTCCCAGGAGGGGCGGAAAGGATAAGTAAGTCTGATTCTCCATCGGTTAAGCAACCTGCTTCAGTGTGCCATCGGTTAACTGACCTGCCCTGATATGTCACAGGTTAACTGACCTGCCCCGATATGTCACAAGTTAACTGACCTGGCCTTGGTTAAAACCTTGTGTCCGAACCTACGAGACCCTCCATCCCTCCCCAGTGATCGAGATCAGGGGGGCACAAGGACCACGTACTGTATTTTGCCACAACGTTTCTGATTACTTAACACTGCGAGCAGTTCCTCGGTAGGTAACTGCTGTTCATGCGCAGCCTCTTCTGCTCGGATTTGTCGGCCGCGCAGAGGTAAACAACGGAGCGTCGAGCCACAGCGCAgtgagtaactgtgtgtaaaacACGTGTAACTGATACACTCAGCGCACCAATGATAATGAGCTTAATTGACTGAGTTAAAAAACTCTACGGAGTTTCCCTTCATTACTGGAAGGACGGCGCGAGCTCCTTAACAGGTGTTCGCTAATATTCAACAATACTTTTATTGTTTGGTGCCGCACAAAGGCCGACTTTTCAAAGGAGACGCGGAGGAGGCTGCGCTCCGTGCAGGACGCGCTCATGTGCTCGTGTGTGTCGCCCCCTAGTGTCCGAAACGGGTAACTACAAGCCTTTTCCGGCTGCCGCACCACGACTCCCTGGCTATAAGTTATGAAAGATGGCAAAAATAACAATGTCGGCTTTTTCCATACGTTGCACATCCTCATTCAGCGCGTCTCTTTTAGCAGCGTTCGAGCTCTTTCTGGAAATCGGTTACGCTGAAATTATAAACCGGCCCGATACACCGTAAGGAAAAGCCGGGCCGGCGCGGCTCAGGTGACTGTAATTCCAAAGTACTGTAAACTGTGCGACACGTGTTCAGAAGAAACACGGATACAATGTTTGTGCAGCGTGTGACGGGGGACAGTCCGTGTAAAAGCGCTGTAAACGAGATCTCTGGCAGCGGTGTAGTCgtggccgagtggttaaggcgatggactagaaatccattggggtctccccgcgcaggttcgaatcctgccgactacggtcgtgttctttttttccttttttttttttttcccccccccctcctgtgTTTTCACTTCTTCTGTTTCACACACATAAGGAGTACGGCCGCGCGCGACAAACACATTGAATCAATCACCACACACGCCATCGCACGCGCTGAAAATCGCTCACTTTTATTCGTTACGCGGAGCCGCGTCCGCCATGTTTGTCCTGCGGGCGCgagctcccccctccccaacacGCGACCTCGAGTCGCCCTCCTCGCGCCGGCACGAGGCGCTGCCCGGTTGGACGCGGGAGCGCGGCGAGGGCGGGCCGCTGGCGGCGGGGGGGGAGAGAGTCTCGTGACCGGGAGTCGCGCGGACAGCGAGCGAGGAGCAGCGCGCGGTCCCTCCGGAGAGAAGCTGCCTGTTTTCTGCTCGTGTTCGGGTGTTTTCTGGAGTGGCGCGCGCGCCCGCCATGCCTGGCGGAATCGTCACGAGCAGGTGAGCGAAACGGAAGTTGGTGCAAGTCGAGCGAGGGGGGAACGGAAAGAGAGGAACGGGACAAAccgggaggtggaggtggggacAGCGGTAGAAAGAGGCTCGCGGACACGGTTACACCGCTGAGGTAAAGTAAAGTAAAGCAAACGCAGCGGAAGGAGCTTCGAACCTCGCACTACAGTagcggcggcacagcgggtagcgctggtacCTCGTGGGTCCTGGGTTAGGGTTCGAACCTGTAGCCCCGCCCGTGTGCGtgtggggtttcctcccactgctctggctcctcccacagcctggtgtgtgtgtgtgtgtgtgtgtgtgtgtgtgtgtgtgtgtctgtgtctgtcctgcctcacaccctgtgttttcaGGAGAGACTCCTGACCACCACGACCCGGAAGGCTTGGCCGTACTACGCCGTACTACGGTGCACTCTACTTCACCACGGTCAAGGGCTCTGCTGCTTCCCTCCGCACCCTTAGTCACGACTCTATGAAGAGACGCATGATCATGTAAACCAGGcgctttgacctttgacctttgctcCGACCCTGCAGCCTGCATGTCGGCGGAGGAGGGAGGCGGTCGGAGACGCGGCACCGCCCCGTACGCACGGCGCTCCTCTTCCCGCACTTTTACACCCTTTACCCATGTACATGGGTGCGTTACCCTGCTGTGGCCCTCCTGCGTTCGGGGAAGGCGACACACGACACGTGACGCGGATCGAAAAGCGTGTCGTCGTCATCGTGCTTCTCATCACGCTCCgctctttgtgtgtttgctgcacCCCAAacactttgtttgtttttggtgcaGTCGTTTCACCGCGGTTTTCAGGTGCGAACCATCGTAAACCTCGGGGGACCAACGCGTCTTCTCCGAGACACGGGTTGGAAGGGACTCGTCCGAGTCAGTAAGGGTTCGCGCGAGGTCGCTCGTTTACTGTTATATCGCGGACGCTTTTGTGAGCGTTCACTCCCTCGTACCACGATCCGGGGCACTTCAGCAGGAGCTGGGCTGTGAACCTGCTCCCTTTGAGTGCGGGCGGCGCCTCTGAGcgccgcgccacctgctgtccccacgTGGCGCACGGATGAAGCGCTCTACTTTGTTCTTGTCGTTTTAGGCCGCTCCAGAACGAGAGCACAGGCATCGACCTGCAGGTGCCGCTGTACCGGGAGATTCGCGGCTCCATGATGACGGGTCACGTCGAGTACCAGATCGTCGTGGTGACGCGACTCGCCGCCTTCAAGTCGCCCAAGCACAGGCCGGGAGACATCGTCCAGCTCTTGGTGAGACGTCTCGTGTCCTTCCTGCCTCTTTTTGTCCCGCTTGAAGTCCACGTCTGTGTGTCTCCAGTCCTAACTGTGGTGCATTTGAGCTTTAAGTCAATTTACCCATGTACATtagtaaaatattattattattattattattattattattattattattactgtcgTTAGGGATTGAGCTGGCAACGTACCGGTTCGAGTACCTGTCTTTCGctccacaggttgcaggttcgaatcccaacaGCCACGGTAGACCTCTTgcaaaaggcaccccaaagaTTGTGGCAAAAAATTGTTCAGCTGTttgaaaaaaaacccacaaataattgtaattaaattCTAAATTCAAGTGAAAACTGGGTTTTGGAGTAGCAGGTAGCgtaacggttagagctgctgcctttggacccagaggttgcaggtttgaatcccaactcctgctgttgtagccttgagcaaagtacttacccagaattcctccagtgaaaaaattaccaagctctgtaattggtaaataactaagtaggtcaacactgtaagtcgctttggagttTGATTAGTTGTTATTGTAATTACCATTGACGTCCATGTGGTGTCGCTGTTGCCCCACAAACTACTACACAGGATCACTTCAACTATTGTTTACTGCTTTTCTGTTacataacagtaataacagcagTGATGGCTGTGAGTTAATGCGAAAAAGCCATAACTGAGCATTGCTGGGGCGGgcgtttgtttttaaatgtttacccCGGTATATTAGCAGCTCTTGGAGTGAGTTTTTAGGAGGAGTGCGAAGGAGAGCGGAGCGGTTCGAGCTCAGACTGCTGGGATTCCAGGAACCCATTAGTCAGAGAGGCAGAGCTGTGGCCCTGGCTGTTGCTCCAGCTCTGAGTGGGCGTCCTGCAGGGGCTGCTGGGATAGGGCGCGCTGGCGGGAGGGGAGCGGCGGGGCCGTCACGCGGTGCGGGTTCGATCGGCGGGCAGCTGGACTCGCACCCTCGAGTCTCCGGATTGGCCTGCGCTCGCGGCCTTGCCTGTGCCTTTCCCCTGACGAAGAGCACCTCCCTCTAAAGGTACAGCCGTCGGTCACGGCGGGACTCGCGTCTTCTCGGACGAGGACGAAATGTTTCCGGGTCGACCGCGTTTGTTCTTCACGCTTTGAGAAGAGTGACGTGACTCGTCTGTGTTCCTGTGCCGTCTCTGTGTACCGGGACGAGCCGTTGTGTGTAgccctgtgccaccgtgcctctTACCGAATTCTGAGACGATGCGCTCATGTGCTCGCAGGTGTCCAAAAAGTACAGTGAGATGGACGAGTTTTACTGCAAGCTGGCGGCGCGGTATCCCACAATCCCCCTGCCGGCCATGCCGCGCAAGGCGCTCTTTGTGGGCGAGTCGGACATCCGGGAGCGCCGGGCGGCTTTCGACGAGCTCCTCAAGTTCATCTCCAAGAACCCGACGCTGGCCTCCTGCCCGGAGCTGCTGGAGTTCCTGGGTAACGTCCCGTTAACGTCCTCGCGGCGCCCGGGCAACGTTGCGCGCGAAGCTCGGGGCGAAGGAGTCGGCGGGAGTTGGCCGCTCCCTCCTCGCTTTGACCCGTGTTTCCCTGAGCTGCGATGGGCTCGGTCTCAGTCCCACCCCGCCGCAGTGCCTCCTGCTGGCGCTTACCGTGTCATGGGCGAAGAGCGTGACGTTTTGAGGCCGAGGTGCCCCCCACCCTCCCGCCAGAAGGCGAGAAGGATGCGCGTGTAACCCGCACCCTAAAAGGTCCCGTTGGTGACTGGGGGACCGGCGGAGCCTCGAACGCTGGAACTCGGTCACGCTGAGTCTTTTCTGCGCTGTCTTACTAGTGGCGGTTGAGCGAGGAGCGTGTAGCGGAAGTAGGAGAAGGAGTCAGTGCTGCGCCCCGCATGTAccctgtgtggagttcgcatgttctccccctgtctgtgtgggtccctccgggtgctctggtttccgcccacagtccaaagacatggtgttcaggttccccatagtgtgtgagtgacagagagagagtgagtgtgttccactgatgtttggatgagtgacccagtgtaagtagtgtatctagcagtgtaagttaccacagtgaataaggtgtatgggctcataacactacattgagttcattgggagtcactttggagaaaagcatctgataaaataaatgtaaacgtacccTGAATATTTCACATGGAAATTGACATCTGTGCAGATTATTAGCAAACAGTTTCATCCGAACGCCTGACATGAGATGGGATGTGATCTCCGGCGAGCAGAGGAACCGCCGCGGGGAGTCGATCGCGAGTGTTGTCCgttatcaataaataaaaggtcGTGTCTCGTACCTAATGGACGGTCGTGTTCGTGTGGACCGAGTCAACGAAGATAAGCGTTCGCCGTCGGTGTCCTTCAGCTTCGCGCTCCAGTATGAAACGTGCAGTAGAGACACTGCGGGCCTTTTATCGCAGACCAGGGCCGTGAAATTTTTCCCGCGTTTACCGTGTTCCTTTGTTTTTCGGGGGCTTGCGTGTGATGTGTTGTTGCCGGGGCCGGTTTCCGGCGCTTTCTTCACGCACTCCTTTACTCCCCTGCAGGAGCTAAGGCAACAGATGCTGTCGACTTCAAAACCAGGAAGGTCCCCGACTGGGAGggggaggacgaggaggaaggTCTGGACTTCTTCCGGAAGGATGAGCCTCCTGCGGCAAAAGCGGCTGCGGCGCCCAAACCCGCGCCCCCCCACGACGAGgacgaagaggaggaggagattcTGGATCCTCTGGGCATCATGCGGTAAGAGGGTATCGCCGTCGCCCTTCCCCCACCTGCTGTGAGAGCATAAGGAAGAGCCCAACGGGGGGCACCCTAGCAGAGCCACCACAGGAGTGGAAAGAAATCAACGTCCGCAAACATGAAGCGAGACCAAACGATGGCGACGACCCCTGGGGTGGCTCTCCTGGAGACCGCGTTATCCCACGTGTTCCGCCGAGAAAAAGGGACTCCTCCCCTCTCATCATCGTCCCACACATGAGGAGATTGGCTCTAACACCCTATCGGTGTTAATGAGACAAAGTTCTGCAGATAGTCAGTGTCAAAGAGAGGCGGCGAAGGGACGTGTTCCTCTGTTACAGTGcagtgtgaccccccccccccccctcgtcgATTCGGGGCTCTTTCCTCCACGGTGACCTCGTGTGACCCTTTTGGAAAGGCTTCTTCTGGAAGCTGTCAATCAGAAAACACTTTGCGAACACGTGACCCAAGACCGAAATGCCCTGTTAGCCTGGGTTTGTTGGTTACCATAGCAACCACCTGTTGCCTTCAGCGCACTGTTTTCTTTAAGGGCGATCTGAACCCTCCTCCCACATCCGCGCCGACCCTCTTCCGGCAGCTCGACCTCCGCACCCCTGACAGTTGGACATGAGTGAGGATGTGGCtagagagctgtgtgtgtgtgtgtgtgtccgtgtcctcGTGACTGCGCTGTGTTGTGCGCCAGGAACCTCGGTGTGTTACTCAGCAAGCGCAGTCTGTGTTGCGTGTCTGTTTGCCTTTTCTCAGAGAGTTCCCGCTGGGTTGCCATAGTTACTTGTTGTTGAGCACCGGAagcccccatcccccccaacccccagttACGTAATCGCTACGTTCGTCGTAAGCGATGGTCTCCGTGGACATTTTTCTGAACCACGACCGTGTTGCCCAGACGCGAGACCTGACCTCACGTTTGTCGTGTGTGCGGTACGGTTCACGGTCCCGCTTCCCAGGACCCGCCCCAGCACTTTCCCAGCGACTCTGCAGTTCTCCACTCTCttatgcagctgtgtgtgtgtgtgtgtgtgtggtgcgcgCAGAGTGGTGATAACAGTGGTGTGTCCTGCCAAACAGCAACAGTTGTGTAAACCTGGCACCggggcaggggtgggggtgttTCACACTCTTTCACTGTATTGAGGTCTTTGCTGCTGGAGCTACAGAGCGGCTGAGCTGTtctctgggggggggcagaagtGGGAGGCTGGGAAAACAGGGACTTCTGGAACTTCCTGTGTGTTACTCACTGCAGGCGCTGCTCCATCTTCGGTAGTTTGGCCCAAACCGGCCTagcgccccccccacccccacttgtAATGCGCTCCGAGCTCCTGTCGCTCCGCCCGTTTGCAGGTCCAAGAAGCCGAAGCAGAAGCGAACCCCAGAGCCGGAGAAACCGGCGGCGAAGCCGACGGCCCCCAAGTTCACACTTTTCGATGAGGAGGTGGATCCAGACGAGGAGCtcttcgaacctgcagcctggTCCAGCGCAGACAAACACGGCGAGTGGGATGTAACACGTCGCTCGTCCCAGGCCCCACGCTGACCTGTGGGACAGTGTGTCTGtctcgcacacacgcacacacacacagagacacctgTCCAGATAACTCTGAATGTCCCCATGTGGTCCGGGGCGTGCGTTTGTCTCCAAGGTGCGAAAGTTACGTTCGGTTTCCATGACGACGGTGCGCGTCGTGCGTCGCGCCACACTCTCACTTGTCCgccgtctccatggaaacaggcCCCCTGAAACTGTTTGAGGACCCGGACCTGGGCGGCGCCGTGAAGTCGGGCGACGCCCTGCTGCTGCCAACGGCCTACCGGGGGGGCGGAGTCGAGCTTTCTGTGGAGCGCGAGGACGACGTGGACGAGCTGTTGAGGTGAGCGCTCCGAGCATCGGAACGTCCCCTGCGAGGTCGGGGGTTCGATTGGACCCGGCGAGGTGGACGTGTGGATGACAGACGCTTCTCCGAAGCACCTTCTTCACCTCCTTGTTCTGGGCGAGAGCCTTGGCAGACCCCCTCGTTGCAGGAGTACCTCGTAAAAACGCGGTCCGTTACCCTGGATCTCGGTTcttcctgctgtaaaaatcTTGAAGATTTTATGGCTTTAGGCGAACGTTTGTCCAGGGAGCCTGTGGGGCGTCAAAGGGTTAATTGGCCCTCACGCAGGAAGTCGTCCGTCCCCCCCGGGTGCCCGCAGCTCCTTGCAGAGcctttccttcttctccatACCGAAATCAAGCGGGTCGTCTGTACGGTGCCGGTGTGCGTGGAGCGAGACCCCAGTGGGCCCAGGTCTCCCCTCGCACCGGGGCTCGAACCTTCTTGGGCTCCCTGCTGTGGCGTCGTTAGCGAGGAGAAGCGAACGGTGTCCCTGCGTAGTTGCCTGGACTTCTCAGGAGACGCTTCCCGTCCTCAGAGCTGCTTTTCTGCTCCGCCGAAATGTCGAGTCCTGGTTTCCGACGCCGAGACCCGGTCTGGTTCCCTTGAGTTCAGCCGACCGTCGCTCCTCTGTCCCTGGTTTTTTCAGCTCAccgtgtctctgtgtctctcgtCTCCTCAGGGTGGACGAAGACTTGGACAAGGTGCTCACGGTCAGTAAGGTGATGAAACCAGAACCGGTGGCGCCGGCCGTCAAGCCTAAAGTGGCTCCCAAACCGGCGCTGCCCAAGAAGCCCGTGTCCTCGTCCCAGAGCGGCGCCGCCCCTCCCCCGAAGACCAAGGCCGAGACCATGGACCAGATGGACATCCTGCGATACATCCAGCAGAACGAGTCGAGCGCCGCCGGGGACGCGGACCTCTTCTAACCCTCCCGGAACGAACGTCTCGCGCGCGCGTCTCGGTCCAGTCGCTCATAGTCC encodes the following:
- the hs1bp3 gene encoding HCLS1-binding protein 3 — its product is MPGGIVTSRPLQNESTGIDLQVPLYREIRGSMMTGHVEYQIVVVTRLAAFKSPKHRPGDIVQLLVSKKYSEMDEFYCKLAARYPTIPLPAMPRKALFVGESDIRERRAAFDELLKFISKNPTLASCPELLEFLGAKATDAVDFKTRKVPDWEGEDEEEGLDFFRKDEPPAAKAAAAPKPAPPHDEDEEEEEILDPLGIMRSKKPKQKRTPEPEKPAAKPTAPKFTLFDEEVDPDEELFEPAAWSSADKHGPLKLFEDPDLGGAVKSGDALLLPTAYRGGGVELSVEREDDVDELLRVDEDLDKVLTVSKVMKPEPVAPAVKPKVAPKPALPKKPVSSSQSGAAPPPKTKAETMDQMDILRYIQQNESSAAGDADLF